The following are encoded together in the Cynocephalus volans isolate mCynVol1 chromosome 4, mCynVol1.pri, whole genome shotgun sequence genome:
- the LOC134375727 gene encoding olfactory receptor 52N2-like, which produces MHGANSSSLTPRYFILNGIPGLEAAHIWISLPFCFMYIIALMGNCGLIYLISHEEALHRPMYYFLALLSLTDVTGCTSFVPNMLCIFWFNLKEIYFNACLVQMFFIHMLTGMESGVLMLMALDRYVAICYPLRYSTILTNTVIIKVGLATFTRSVLLMIPFTLLIKRLPYCRGNLIHHTYCDHMSVAKLSCGNIKINTIYGLIAAILIGGFDMFCISVSYTMIIRAVVNLASADAQHKAFSTCTSHICAIVITYVPAFFNFFTHRFGRCTIPHHVHIFIANLYLLLPPTLNPIVYGVKTKQIREGMIKLFSREKDIFSMR; this is translated from the coding sequence ATGCATGGGGCTAACAGCTCCAGCCTGACACCAAGGTACTTCATCCTTAATGGGATTCCTGGGCTGGAAGCCGCACACATCTGGATCTCCCTGCCATTCTGCTTCATGTACATAATTGCTCTCATGGGCAATTGTGGGCTCATCTACCTCATCAGCCATGAGGAGGCCCTGCACCGACCCATGTATTACTTCCTAGCCTTGCTGTCCCTTACGGATGTTACTGGGTGCACTTCATTTGTCCCCAATATGTTATGTATCTTTTGGTTCAATCTGAAGGAGATTTACTTTAATGCCTGCCTTGTGCAGATGTTTTTCATCCACATGCTGACAGGCATGGAGTCTGGCGTGCTCATGCTTATGGCTCTGGATCGCTATGTGGCCATTTGCTACCCTCTGCGCTACTCcaccatcctcaccaacactgtAATTATCAAGGTCGGGCTTGCCACCTTCACTCGAAGTGTGTTGCTCATGATCCCATTTACTCTCCTGATCAAGCGTCTTCCCTACTGCAGAGGCAACCTCATTCATCACACCTATTGTGACCATATGTCTGTGGCCAAATTATCCTGTGGCAACATCAAGATTAATACTATCTATGGTCTCATAGCTGCTATATTGATTGGGGGGTTTGATATGTTCTGTATCTCCGTATCTTATACAATGATTATCCGTGCTGTAGTGAATTTGGCATCTGCAGATGCTCAGCACAAAGCCTTCAGCACCTGCACATCTCACATATGCGCTATTGTCATCACCTATGTCCCAgccttcttcaatttcttcactCACCGCTTTGGGAGATGCACCATACCTCACCATGTCCATATTTTTATAGCCAACCTCTACCTGTTGTTGCCCCCCACCTTGAATCCAATTGTCTATGGAGTGAAGACCAAGCAGATTCGTGAAGGAATgatcaaattgttttccagagagAAAGATATATTTAGTATGAGATAA